Genomic DNA from Coffea arabica cultivar ET-39 chromosome 7e, Coffea Arabica ET-39 HiFi, whole genome shotgun sequence:
ggtagtggtggtggtggtgctgAAGCGACACCTACCCATATTTGCAATGTCACGATAGCTGAACTTGCAGAATGCCTCCCGGCAATTACCGGCAAATCACCCCCGGAGCCCAGCAATGATTGTTGCAAGGCCTTGCGCAAGTCTGATTTGCACTGTCTTTGCAAGCACAAATCACAGCTAAGCAATCCCTCAAAGGCGATGGAGTTGCCTGGCAAATGTGGCCTTGAGCTGCCACACGAATGCCAGGTCCGAGTCTAATAAGTTGACATGCTATCAGCCAAAACTCATGCGTGCGCAATCATTGCTCCGTTGAATGACTCCTCCTAGAGTAGTAGACTGAACGGAACGAATCTTTTGTCTATCTTCTTTTAGTTCTGTTTGGAAGTTTAGCATCTTTAATTGATTGTTCTGAATCAGTGCCACGTCTATTGCTGCATCGCTTTTGTTTTTGACAAGGGCTTTTCCTGTACGTACTCGTTGGCCATCACTTTCAGTGGTCTGGTCTCTTTTGTGTTTTACGCCTTTTCGCCGGAAAAGCAACAGAAAGAAAGACGCTGCCACAGTAGAAGTCGTGTTCGTACGTGCACGGTGCCTATAAGTCTATAGCCCAGAATTGGGCTTTTTTTCCTGCTCGAGCGTCGTAAAAACTACTACTACTGCTTAAATGCCCAACTTCAATCAACTAAACGAGCTGTGTTTAAAAAGGGTTCAGCTATAATAACTCCTCGTTCCTCCAGCTTCATGAAGAGGAGTTGTTGCTTCTCCGGCCACCAAATATTGGTCTCATGTAAGCATCATCAAACCTCCTCCAATAGTGATGAATCGTGTGTACAGGCCTTTCTAGGAGCATGGACAAGCTATCCTTTGCACGTTGAACATTTGTTGCAGCAGATTCTTCAAAAGAGAGCAAAGGAAGTCTCATATCCTCCTTGGAGATGGTCGGTTCACGGCTTAGGTCTCCAATTTTAGCATCATGCGGCGGAAGCAAGCAACTCACAAGTGGCTTTGTTAAAAGGCCAAATACCTGCATCATTGACTTCTTAATCAATTGGCAAACATTCTCTGTAGTATGAAACCCTTCTAGGCACCAAGAAAACACTCCACTCAGGAATTCTTTGAGAAAGAAATAATTCGTTCAATAAATTAGGACTTCATTACAGAAGTAGAGGTGAGATCTGCGGAATCTTGGTTTCTGAATAAAGCACACTTACTATTGTGCTGAAGAGCACGACAATGACTGTTGTAGTGACCATTGTGGCATTGACCGGATCCCATGTAACCCCTGAGTGAGTGAACTGCACCAGCCAacaattacaaatttggcattcataACACATTCCAACGTACAAAAAAGGTGAAATGCAACGGTACTGGCTAATGCTTTTGCACAAAGTTTGTCTGAATGTACAGAAAGCGTACCTCTTTGAACGCCAACGCTATGGATACAGCTCCTCTCATAAGTCCAGCCCACCAAATTATTACCTGTTATAACCAAAAATCAGTCAAAAAAATGTGAGCAATTTGATGTCACCTGAATATAGAAGTTGCTGATAAAAGTACAATAATTGTGTACTTGGTGCTTGAGTGTTACTGTGGATGAACGGGAAGCATTTCTGTTTGCATAATTCGAAAGGACAGACAAAGGAAAGACAAAAGCAGCGCGGCCAAGTAATATCAGGAAGATCAAAATGGTACATATAACGAGCAAGGTCCAAACCCTGCGACAAGGTAGATAAAAGAGGTTACTTGACAGGTGAAATCAACAATTTGTTTATGCATAGACGTAATGTAAATTGGAAACTTTAAAGAACATGTCCCTTAGGATAATTTGGAAAATCATTTTCCCTATTTCTTTTCTATCCCCAAGGGCCCATGTTAACTTCTCAAAACCTCAGTCTTCTTAGAATTAACTTCAAACCATATAGAATGACCTTTTCTAACCAATTACTTAGAATGACTTTTCTAACCATATAGATTGAAGATCTTTCTACAAGCTTCAAAGTACATTTACCTCAATTTGCTCAGCTTCCACTTCTCAATGTCAAGTGCATCCATTCCCACATACAAAAATATGAACGTCTCCGCAATAAATGACATTGTAGCAAATACATACCTGCAGTTAAGTATATGTCAGAAACATTTAGCATAGATCAGGTGATGAGAAACATGAGTTGCATCTTTATTTTCTGCTCTATTGATGCAAGCAACAACAGAGTTTGCTAAGCAAGTAGGCAGATAAATCACAGTTATAGACAAAGGCAATAGACACTGCCTGATTCAGGGAACAAACCTGGTTGTAATTTTTGAACTTTCTGTGGTGTTATGCCATGCATAATGGGACATGAAAATCCCACAGAAGAAGACTGTCAAAATCCCACTAAGGTTGAGCAGCTGCAAAAGTCAAGATCAATCCCTGAGCAACACTAAGCTTTATATTGAGGCTACTGCAAACCTGCATATGCCTGTAACATGCATTGAAGAAAAGTGCATACAatgtttttgttttaattttacttATATGTTACAGTGCTTTGAGGTTTGTATGCAATAGGTGCAGGGTCTTGATTGCCAGTTACTGATTTTTGGTGCACCCCATCACCTTGGCTCCGCTTGTGAAGCAGGTACAATGCCTATTTTTGGTTGTCTACAtgttttccaatcaaacatttcTATTATCATGGGGTTCTCGTTTGTGGCATTAACCAATATCCACTTTTTAGGATTTCAATTGGAAATGTGATTGGTGCAATACATCTGTCGACATATTTCATACATAAGATTTATCCTTGACATTACCAGAAGCAAGGTGAATTCCTTCAACACTGCATTTGCCGTTTACACTTAATAATGATCTGCATGTGCTAAGCATTCCAAGTATGGATATTTTCAACATCCAAATCAACCATGTTTACCTCAGCCAACATGTAAGACAGGTAAGCCATCAAAACCATCAGAGCTATTTCCCGAACCGTGCAATGTCTGCCACACAGAAGCATTCACTCATACAAGACGGGCACATTACATAAGAGACTGGCTCACTTAAGTGGTCTTACAGAAGCCACTTGGGAGACTCCTATTTTTGTAGAGCAAGGGATCAATAGAAGGAGTTACCTGCCAAAGTACAGACCCTTAAGTATATATGCTGTCAAAAGCCCAGCCTGCAGTAGGAGAAATAAAACTAAGTACCGTATCTCAAATCACCAGGCAATTGAATTGCAGGGCACATCACATTGTACTATGCCATTGCCTTCCATCAATTAGCAGTTAGAGAAGCATTTTTCTTAAGGTTTAAGAATATTAAGAGAGCAAAACACACCGATACTCCAAGTGCTGTGCTTGTGGAAAACAGATACAAGAAATCCCAAAGTATGTGAACAGCTTGCCGTCCATGAAGTCTATTCACATCAAGCTTTTGGACTGTGTTGAACAGAACAACCGATGTTGCATCATTCACCACCCCTTCACCAAACACTAGGCTGTACAACAGAGGAGTTTCATCTTGATGGAGGACCTGCATATCCAGCAAGTGCAGTTTACGAACCTAAAAAACAACTTACTTAATGTAGCAAACAGACAAACTCAGACAAAATTCAGAGCGAACCTGCAATGTACAGACTGTATCTGTCGATGAAAAGATTGTCCCAATACCTGAATTCAAGAAGTATATTAAAGCGCAAAGGTAGCAAGTACATCTTGAGCACAGTGATGAAAGGGTAGCAGTGCATGCTAATTTCATCACTAGAGGTTTCAGAGGAGTTAGAAAAATAATGTGGAAGTATTCTAGGGGCAAAGACAAACCAAGGTAGTCACGAGTAGTCAACCCCACGAAACCAAATTTGGGGAACAGCCACATAGTACCTACACCACCAATAGAATTGAAGAGTCAGGGGCGAGTTTCCGGTAATTTTGATGATCGACAAATATGTGGGTTACCAGCAGAAATAGGTCTACATTAGCATATTCCATATAAACATTACGTGACAGATAAAATAAAGGCCGGGATAAGTTAGAAATTTAATTACCAGCTGAGATTATGGTGGTTGAAATGAACACTCCAACCACTCCAAACAGCATGATGGTGAAGAAGTTATGGAAGAATTGTTTCTTCTTGACCTGGAACCTAGCGAAGATGTACGCTCCCCAAGGAATTATAACTAGTTAGCAAGATGGTAAATAAACTTCGTGGGGAAAACATTGATCGTCATCATCTTGTTGCTTACCCTGCATTGAAGATGATGGGCGGAAGGAGATAAATGAAGAACACCTCTTCATCAAATCTGAGAATATGAGAGCTCTTACCCTTGCTGATGAACAAGATTATTGTCCCAGCTAAACATCCCtattgtggttttttttttttttttttttgatgtcaCGAGAAATCAAACAATTAAGCaaccgagaaaaaaaaaaggggggggggggtcaaATAAGAAGCAGGGGAAGAGGAGAGGGGTTTACAATGAGAATGGCAGTGATTGATTCGTTAACCCAACGGTTTTCTCGAAGAAAATGTCCGATGACTAAACATAAGCACAGAACTGCAACAAACACTACTGTTACTGGAACGACGTGTGCATGGCCCTCTCCCAGCTTCATTACATACTCCGAAGACATCATCATCAACAGCATAACTCGTACGATAATTACGCGATCTTCTAGCAGATTTGTATAATGGTACTACTTACTGATCTTGATTCTTGAGTCTCGAGTCTTCAGCTTCAGAACTATCAGTTTATTGCTCTCTTTGATTCAGGAATTGGAAGCAGAGCAGGAGAGAGGCCGTCTCATCATGGCATTTCAGTTGTGATTTAGTCACACGTGGCATTGGGTCATGACAACCATTTATCTACGTGTCAACTCCTCCTGCATGTGGAatgcttctctttttcttttttcttttttgttctcCTCCAAGGAAATGCATCAGATTTTCGCGAAGGCAAGAAGGGTATAATTTATAAAGCTTTTTGGTCTTGGACCAGTGTGAATGAATAATGATAGaagcttctttttctttttctttttctttttttgtaggAAATAACGATAGAAGCTTCAAAGGCCTTCCCTGCCTGACTTCCCTGTCTGAAGGGGATGGGGTGGCTGAGCGTTAGACTGACTCTTGGACCAGAGTAAACTAAGGCTGGCTTAGCATTTGAAGCCCACTCGGTTAGGAGGCCCAAACACTATGACCCATTCATACCTACCCTAAGACgaaattcttctcttttttttttccttccgaAATCCAAAGAACTTACGTCAATTTTTACAAACTTAAACCCCGAGGAACCCAAAAAGCCGGtatccttttgaaattcttctttcaaatggcttttCTTTTGCCGCTTCCTCCTCTCAACAAGGAGAGGTCTTCCTCAAAGATTTGGAAAGtttaattttgcaaaaaaaaaaaaaataataataaagaaaaagatttggaaagttttattttgttggatatATTATTGATGTAGTTTGTATTATAGTGATTCACTCCCAAATAATAACCGCAACCAGTTAAATAATTGGGTAGCGCACCAAATTGCTGAAATTGTGGGGTTAATAATAGCTGAAATAATATAAGTAAAAAATATTAATgtcattttcatttatttgttttggagagaataataatataataattttccgtttactcgatggatggatggatggatcAGTTAAACGTTTCCTTGtcaataatttattaatagggAGAAATTTGACAACATAACCGGTCAAGGTGGGAACCGAGACCGAGAGCCTGCTGCAGAAGCAGCAACGGTCACGACGCAAACATCCCTTCGAGGAAGGATTTAGCAAAAACGTCCCTTTCCGGTGAATGATTCCTTTTTTTGATAATAATAACTCCATTGAATGATTCTTCGAGGACTTGTTGTTGGGGGCCATTACATGAACGACGCGGCTCCGtctctatattttctttatacCATTATTGATGATTATCCAAACGCAAACCACGAACGTGGCCACTcgaaaaatttacttatttattatCTGTAGATGTGGGGACAGGACAAATTTTGCAAATatattgcaaatttttttttttttttttttgtatggcATTCGAAGGCGACAAATGGATGGATAGTTCTGGCTTCTTTCCCGTTTGTTTCACCATTTTCCTGAGGGTTACTGATTGTCACTTTCTATCTTTTCTCATACACGCGGAGGAGGCCGAGGGGCAATGGGAGGTTATCATAGTACATGCTTTCTGCCGTCGTCCTGTGCCTTGGAGTAAAGCTTAATGGATAGTTTGGTTAGAGGATGACTTGCAATACGTAACTGTTCGAATTCGATTCGAGTTGGTTTCGTAAATAAACACCGCACAATTTGAACATAATATCAACctcgttaaaataatcaaacaaaattgAACTTTTTAATTTACATGACTATCTAGGTTGCATTTTTTAGACTTTTTCAAGCTCTAATAATTAgagattttaattttcaaatccCCATTCTCTATTCTCATTTCTTAAATTCCATATTTTCCTtactaaaatattttttttaaaaaaagtaatataGCATTTTTCTTAAGAGGTATTCTGAATTTTacaaggggaaaagaaaattgaatgGTTTGAGAGACGCACCAAGTTTTAGGTTATCTAACTAATATTCTTATCAATTAAGCTAGATCTTGGAAACTAATGTGGTAGTTTTATGATATGATATGCAATGCAAgctacattaaaaaaaaaaaaaaaaaaaaaaagggccgaatatgtataaaataaataatcccagaaaaatcaataaaatatgCAATCCGAACAATGTCTAAATAGTTCATAATGactcaatattttttttaaatagttaCTTAGTTattttatcattcatttttctccctccctttttatcattaattaataataatattaagAGTGGATAAAGACTAAACTGGATTTGAACTTCAAAAAAACGTGAACAATATTAATTTATAAAATTGAACTAAAGGTGTTTTGGAGTTGCAATGACTTATCAAAAAGTACTTAATCAGTAGAGTTTTTTCATTAAAGtgtttttttaaaacaaagtaTCTCTTTATTTAACATAAAATTTATGATAAAATTGTTAAACtcggattttaatttttttttttggaacataAAATTGCTCTGAGAGTATCGATTTTGAATTGATGTAAAAACGCCCTATTGGCCAGGAGCTTTATTCTTAAATTCAAGGAATGATTCTCAttaaaagtgttttatcttccaaaaatacatttttagtaAAAGCATGATAACCTCAAATGATGCCTAATCTTAATTTAGTCGTTTTTTAGTCGCATTAAATGATGTGCTCAAGAATGAAATAAGAGTTCCCATATTGTTCACAATTTgtaaaaaccaaaaaaactaGAGTATTGGGTTTGTTTAGATCgaagattatttaaaataattactgtagtactttttttgTAGTgtgttaaaaaatatgtttgtaATGTGTTAAATAAAAAGTGATTGatgtatttaaaaaatatatttatgatgcaagcaaataatGTTTTTGGATAAATAGagcctatccaaacacaccccaatttggattgttatttttaggACTTTTacagaaaaatatattataatgatttttaatatatgtgaaataaaaaaataattaaaaaatatgttcataaaatatataaaattttttaatgaaaaatcaCAGTCTAAACAATTTTCCTGCGTAAAAACCACTTGCCCGAACACCGCCCCCCAGCGTGGTATTGAGTCACCTTTGCGCCGTGTCATTGATTGTCCAATGAGTTAGCTGGCACTGTATGGCAAGTTGTGGCGTAATAT
This window encodes:
- the LOC113688759 gene encoding sodium/hydrogen exchanger 4-like isoform X2 translates to MLLMMMSSEYVMKLGEGHAHVVPVTVVFVAVLCLCLVIGHFLRENRWVNESITAILIGCLAGTIILFISKGKSSHILRFDEEVFFIYLLPPIIFNAGFQVKKKQFFHNFFTIMLFGVVGVFISTTIISAGTMWLFPKFGFVGLTTRDYLGIGTIFSSTDTVCTLQVLHQDETPLLYSLVFGEGVVNDATSVVLFNTVQKLDVNRLHGRQAVHILWDFLYLFSTSTALGVSAGLLTAYILKGLYFGRHCTVREIALMVLMAYLSYMLAELLNLSGILTVFFCGIFMSHYAWHNTTESSKITTRYVFATMSFIAETFIFLYVGMDALDIEKWKLSKLRVWTLLVICTILIFLILLGRAAFVFPLSVLSNYANRNASRSSTVTLKHQVIIWWAGLMRGAVSIALAFKEFTHSGVTWDPVNATMVTTTVIVVLFSTIVFGLLTKPLVSCLLPPHDAKIGDLSREPTISKEDMRLPLLSFEESAATNVQRAKDSLSMLLERPVHTIHHYWRRFDDAYMRPIFGGRRSNNSSS
- the LOC113688759 gene encoding sodium/hydrogen exchanger 4-like isoform X1 gives rise to the protein MLLMMMSSEYVMKLGEGHAHVVPVTVVFVAVLCLCLVIGHFLRENRWVNESITAILIGCLAGTIILFISKGKSSHILRFDEEVFFIYLLPPIIFNAGFQVKKKQFFHNFFTIMLFGVVGVFISTTIISAGTMWLFPKFGFVGLTTRDYLGIGTIFSSTDTVCTLQVLHQDETPLLYSLVFGEGVVNDATSVVLFNTVQKLDVNRLHGRQAVHILWDFLYLFSTSTALGVSAGLLTAYILKGLYFGRHCTVREIALMVLMAYLSYMLAELLNLSGILTVFFCGIFMSHYAWHNTTESSKITTRYVFATMSFIAETFIFLYVGMDALDIEKWKLSKLRVWTLLVICTILIFLILLGRAAFVFPLSVLSNYANRNASRSSTVTLKHQVIIWWAGLMRGAVSIALAFKEFTHSGVTWDPVNATMVTTTVIVVLFSTISMMQVFGLLTKPLVSCLLPPHDAKIGDLSREPTISKEDMRLPLLSFEESAATNVQRAKDSLSMLLERPVHTIHHYWRRFDDAYMRPIFGGRRSNNSSS
- the LOC113688759 gene encoding sodium/hydrogen exchanger 4-like isoform X4; amino-acid sequence: MLLMMMSSEYVMKLGEGHAHVVPVTVVFVAVLCLCLVIGHFLRENRWVNESITAILIGCLAGTIILFISKGKSSHILRFDEEVFFIYLLPPIIFNAGFQVKKKQFFHNFFTIMLFGVVGVFISTTIISAGTMWLFPKFGFVGLTTRDYLGIGTIFSSTDTVCTLQVLHQDETPLLYSLVFGEGVVNDATSVVLFNTVQKLDVNRLHGRQAVHILWDFLYLFSTSTALGVSAGLLTAYILKGLYFGRHCTVREIALMVLMAYLSYMLAELLNLSGILTVFFCGIFMSHYAWHNTTESSKITTRYVFATMSFIAETFIFLYVGMDALDIEKWKLSKLRNASRSSTVTLKHQVIIWWAGLMRGAVSIALAFKEFTHSGVTWDPVNATMVTTTVIVVLFSTISMMQVFGLLTKPLVSCLLPPHDAKIGDLSREPTISKEDMRLPLLSFEESAATNVQRAKDSLSMLLERPVHTIHHYWRRFDDAYMRPIFGGRRSNNSSS
- the LOC113688759 gene encoding sodium/hydrogen exchanger 4-like isoform X5 — encoded protein: MLLMMMSSEYVMKLGEGHAHVVPVTVVFVAVLCLCLVIGHFLRENRWVNESITAILIGCLAGTIILFISKGKSSHILRFDEEVFFIYLLPPIIFNAGFQVKKKQFFHNFFTIMLFGVVGVFISTTIISAGTMWLFPKFGFVGLTTRDYLGIGTIFSSTDTVCTLQVLHQDETPLLYSLVFGEGVVNDATSVVLFNTVQKLDVNRLHGRQAVHILWDFLYLFSTSTALGVSAGLLTAYILKGLYFGRHCTVREIALMVLMAYLSYMLAELLNLSGILTVFFCGIFMSHYAWHNTTESSKITTRYVFATMSFIAETFIFLYVGMDALDIEKWKLSKLRNASRSSTVIIWWAGLMRGAVSIALAFKEFTHSGVTWDPVNATMVTTTVIVVLFSTISMMQVFGLLTKPLVSCLLPPHDAKIGDLSREPTISKEDMRLPLLSFEESAATNVQRAKDSLSMLLERPVHTIHHYWRRFDDAYMRPIFGGRRSNNSSS
- the LOC113688759 gene encoding sodium/hydrogen exchanger 4-like isoform X3, with the translated sequence MLLMMMSSEYVMKLGEGHAHVVPVTVVFVAVLCLCLVIGHFLRENRWVNESITAILIGCLAGTIILFISKGKSSHILRFDEEVFFIYLLPPIIFNAGFQVKKKQFFHNFFTIMLFGVVGVFISTTIISAGTMWLFPKFGFVGLTTRDYLGIGTIFSSTDTVCTLQVLHQDETPLLYSLVFGEGVVNDATSVVLFNTVQKLDVNRLHGRQAVHILWDFLYLFSTSTALGVSAGLLTAYILKGLYFGRHCTVREIALMVLMAYLSYMLAELLNLSGILTVFFCGIFMSHYAWHNTTESSKITTRYVFATMSFIAETFIFLYVGMDALDIEKWKLSKLRVWTLLVICTILIFLILLGRAAFVFPLSVLSNYANRNASRSSTVIIWWAGLMRGAVSIALAFKEFTHSGVTWDPVNATMVTTTVIVVLFSTISMMQVFGLLTKPLVSCLLPPHDAKIGDLSREPTISKEDMRLPLLSFEESAATNVQRAKDSLSMLLERPVHTIHHYWRRFDDAYMRPIFGGRRSNNSSS